In the genome of Streptomyces sp. Tu 3180, the window TCGAACGCTGTCATCCGTCCTTCTTCGGTGTCGGTGCGACCTCGGGCACCGGAAGGACGGGGTGCTCGGTGACGGTCAGCGTGCGCAGGTCCACGCGGCGGAGCCGGCGCCGGGCCGGCAGGCCGGCCGTGTCGGGGGCGCCGGTGGCCCACCGACCGAGGTCGTCCGCGAGCAGCGCCGCGAGCAGCGTGGCGGCGGGCGGGGCGAGCCGGACCGGCGTGCCGGAGGTACGGGGTCCGCTCCAGTACGCGGCCAGTTCGCGGTGGGCGGGGGTGGCGGCGAGCCGACGGGACCGGACGTGCGCCGAGGTGACGTCCGAGGGAGCGGCGGCCACCGGCTCGACGTACGCCTGCCAGGCCTCGCGGTGGCAGCGCAGCCACGCGACGCCGTGGTCGGGCAGGCGGTCGGCGGCGTCCCACAGCCCGTCTGGGACGGGTCCGTCGAGGCACCACACGACTGCGGCGGGTTCTCCGTCGAGCAGGTCCTCGACGGCCACCGGTGATCCGTCCGGGGCGGGGACGGCCTCCGTCGTGCGAGGCCGGGCGCCCAGGGCGGCCAGCTGCGCGGCGAGCGGTTCGGTCAGTACCGGGTCGCCGAGGATCCGGACGTCCCGGCGAGCGGCGGGCCACTGCGGGTCCTGCGGCCCTTCCGCCAGATAGCCGGCCTCCTCGAACGCCCGCACCACACGGTCGAGTTCCTCGTCCACCGGGCCCGTGGTCACGCCCGTGAGCCGGGAGAGCAGAACGTCCTTGTCGGCACCCCCTGTCCTGACGCCGAAGAACTCCCCTTCCGGGGTCCGGACGGCGAGCCCCCGCCCGGGCACGGCGACGACCTCGACACCGGGGGCGAGTCGGCTGTGGGACACGACGATCCTCCTGACGAAAGGGGTGGGGGATGGGCGTGGGCCCGCCCGGAAGGCAACGGGCGGGCCCACGGTCGAGGGCGGGTGGGCCCTCGCTTACTCCTCGTTGTCGTCGAAGGGGTTCTCGACGAGCGCGTTGGAGTGGGAGGCCGAGGCGTGGGCCAGCTGGCCCTGGTCGGCGATCGGCGTGAAGACCTGCTCGTTGTCCATGAACTCTCCTTGTTCGTACGGGAGTTACGGCGTTCGAGTGAGCGCCGTGACGTCACACTAATGAATCTGATTTTCATATTCTAGATCTGGGAGGGGGTGATCTGGATAACACACCGGCCAGCCTCCCTCGGGGTCCCGGCCGACCCGCCCGGCCACCTTCAGCACGTCCGCCAGCAACCCCGGGGTCACCACCTCGCCCGGTGCCCCGTCGGCCACCACACGGCCGTCGCGCAGGGCGACGACGCGTTCGGCGAACCGGGCCGCGTGCGCCAGGTCGTGCAGCACCATCACCACCGTGAGCCCGCGTTCCTCGCGCAGGCGGACCACCGTCTGCAGCACGTCGAGCTGGTGGTGCAGATCCAGGTAGGTGGTGGGCTCGTCGAGCAGCAGGACGCGCGTGTCCTGGGCGAGCGCCATCGCGAGCCGGACCCGCTGCCGCTCGCCTCCGGACAGCGCGTCGACGTCACGGTCGGCCCACCCCTCCACCCCGACGTCCCGCAGCGCCCGGTGCACCACGGGGTCGTCGCCCTCGCGCAGCATGCCCAGCGGTCCGCGCGCCGCGTACCGCCCCTGGCGGACGAGGTGACGTACCGTCATGCCCGGTACGGCCGGCGCGGACTGGTGCAGCAGCGCCACCCTCCGGGCCGTGGCGCGCCGGGACAGCCGGGCGAGGTCGTCCCCGCCGAGCCGGACGCGCCCTTCGTCCGGCTGCAGCAGCCCGGCGGCCAGCCGCAGCAAGGTCGACTTGCCGCAGCCGTTCAGGCCGATGAGGGCGGTCAGTTCGCCCGGCCGGACGGTCAGGTCGACGCCCCGCAGCACGGGTCGCCCGGGGTAGCCGAAGTGGACCCCCTCGACGTGGATCCCCACGGACTCGGTCATGCTCTGTCCTCGATTCGACGTCAGAACGGACGGCTCGGCGTGCGGCGCACGACGACCAGCAGCAACGCGGCCCCGAGGCAGGCGGTGAGCGCCCCGACCGGCAGCGTGAGCCGTCCGGAGTCCAGCGCCCCCGCCAGCAGCCGCGAGGACAGCTGCGCCGCCGCGTCCGCCCCGCACACCACCACCGCGCCCAGCAGGGCGGCACCGGGCAGACTCACCCGCAGGTCCGCGCCGAAGACGGCCACGGCCAGGTGCGGGACGAGCAGCCCCACGAAGCCCAGCGCCCCCACGGCGGCCACCGCACCCGCCGTCAGCGCCACCGCGCACAGCAGGGCCAGGGTCCGGGCCCGGCGAGCGGAGAGGCCGACGGCCAGGGCGATGTCGTCCCCGCAGCGCAGCAGGGTCAACGGCCCGGCCAGCAGCCAGGCCGCGACCCCCCAGGCGAGGGCCCACGGCCACAGCAGGTGCCAGTGCTGCCACACCCGGCCCTCCGTGGTGCCCACCAGCCACTGCACGACGCTGCCGAGCTCGCCCGGCTCCACGAGGAGCACCATGGCGGTGAGTCCGCCGAGCACCGCCGACACCAGCACCCCCTGCACGGCGGTCTGCGCCGGGTCACCGCGCCCGCGGCCGGCGAGCAGCCACAGCAGCGCGGCTCCGGCGCACCCGCCCGCGCACGCGGCGAGGACCACGGCCAGGGGCGAGTCCCAGCCGGCGAGCCCCAGGGCGGTCGCGGTGACGGCGCCGAGCACCGCTCCCGGGGTCACGCCCGTCACCTCCGGCCCGGCGAGGGGGTTGCGCAGGGCGGACTGCAGGACCAGCCCCGCCACGGCCAGGCAGGCGCCCGCGCAGAGAGCCACCAGCAGCCTGGGCAGGCGCAGCTGGAACAGGATGTGGCGCTCCGTCGGGTCACCGCCGCCGTTCAGGACGTCCCAGGCCACGCCCGGGGACATGCCGCGCCCGGCCACCAGTTCCACGCCGGCGCACACGACGGCCAGTGCCGCGAGAGCCGTGAATCGCCGGGTCACCGTGCGTCCTCCGTTCTGGTCGCCCCGGAAGGCGGCGGGCAGCCACCGCCGATCCCGCCGCGCCCGGGCTCGTCTCCGCTGACGCCGTCCGGCGCCGGGGCGCCGGAGACGGCGTCCGCCGCACCGGAAGCCGCCTTCCGCGGTCCGGGCAGCGGCTCGCGCACCGCGGCCGGGGCTGCCGTCCGGCGCCAGGCCGACCGACGCCGGGGCGCCCGGCCGCGACCGCCCGAGCGCATCAGCGCGACCCCGGCCGGCACGCCCAGCAGGGCCGTCCACGCGCCGACCGGTGTCTCCACGGGCGCCAGCGCCAGCCGGGCCGGGACATCGGCGACGGCCACGACGACCGTGCCCCAGGCGGCGGACCACGGAAGCCAACGCACCGCTCCCGCCGCCGGGTTGAACCACCGGGCCAGGTGCGGGGCGAGGAAGCCGACCCACGCCACGGGTCCGCACACGGCCGTCACCGGGGCGATCAGCACCACCGCGATGGCCAGTGCCGCCAGCCGGGCGCGCCGGGCGCGCACACCCAGCGCCTCGGCGTCCTGGTCACCCAGCCGCATCACCGACAGCACCGGCGCGCACAGCACGAGCGCGGGGACCGCGACGAGCAGCCACGGCCACAGGCCCGTCACGTCGTCCCAGGTCCGGGCGGACAGGGAGCCGAGCAGATAGCGGTAGATCAGCTGGAGGTCCAGCTGGTCGGCCATGACCATCAGCACCAGCAGCGCGGCCTGCAACGCGGCCGCCACCGCGGCGCCGGTCAGCAGCACCGCGGACGGACTGCGGCCGAGCCCGGCGGCCAGGAGCGTGAGCCCGCCGCCGAGCGCGGCCCCGCCGATGGCCGGCATCGGCTGGACGGCGGCGGGCAGTGACAGGCTCAGCACCAGCGGCGCGGCCACCCCCAGCGCGGCACCGGACGACACGCCCAGCATCTCCGGCACCGCCAGGGGATTGCGCAGCGCCTCCTGGAGCACCAGTCCGGCCGCCCCCAGACAGGCTCCGGCGACGAGCGCCAGCACCAGGCGGGGCACACGGAGTTCGGTGACGACGATCCCGGCGAGCGTGGTGTCCCCGTCCAGCACCGCGGCGACCAGCCGGTGCGGTGGGACGTGGGGGGTACCGAGGCTGAGCGCGCAGACCGAGGAGACGGCCAGCAGCACGACCACCAGGAGCGGCTGTCCCCTCCGCGCGCCGCGCGACGCCCGCTGTACGCCCGCCGCGGCGGGCACCGAGAGGGGCGTCCTCACCGCAGCGCGGCCGTGGCCTCGTCGAGGACGACGCCCAGTGAGCGGGTGCCGCGCCCCTTGGCCCACACCTCCGAGTCCACCTCGTGGACGTCGCCGTTCCTCACCGCCGGGATCTTGCCCCAGAGGGGGTTCTCGGCCAGCTTCTCCGACAGCTTGCCGTCCGCGTCGCCGAAGCTCAGCGTCTCGACGAACAGCACGTCGACGTCCTGGGCGAAGATCTCTTCGAGGCTGTAACTGCCTTCCACACCACGGGACTTCCACGGGTAGTCAGCGATCCTGGGGAAGAGGCTGGCGGCCACGTCGGTCTCCGGGGTCGCGACGCCGAAGTTCTCGTCGCTGCCGTAGATGACGAGAGCGGTCTTGTCGCTGGGAGCCTTCTCTGCGGCGGCGAGCTTGGTCCAGAAGGCCCTCTCGGCCTTCTCGCCCTCGGCGGTGCGCCCGGTGAGCGCGGCGAGGTCGCGCAGGTACCCGACGCTGTCCTCCCACGTCTCGGGCTGCATGGCCCAGAACGTCGTGGCGCCCTCGAGCGCCGGGGCGAGCTTGCCGTGCGTGTCCCCCAGGCCGATCACGAGGTCGGGCTTGTGGGAGAGGACCGCCTCCACCTCCGGGGCGATGAATCCGCCGGGGATGACGTCGACCTCCTTCGCCCTCTCCTCCCCCAGGAAGTCCGGGTGGGCGAGCAACGCGCTGTTGGTGGCCGTCGGGACGATGCCCAGCTCGGTCAGGATGTCGTCGCAGAGCGCGAACAGGCAGACGATCCGCTCGGGTTCCTTCTTCAGGGAGACCTTGACGCCGTTGGTGTCGGTCAACTCCGTGGACGCCTTGATGGGTTCGACGGTGACGTCCGTCTTCGCCGTCGGCCTGGCCCTGTCACTCGCGGGTTCCTCGGCCGACGAACCGCAGCCGGCCAGGAGGGAACCCATCACCGCTGCGGTGATGCAACTACGGACGAATCTCGACGGTGCGCGCAGCATGGACGCCCTCGCTCTTTCTCAGGTACCGGGAACGCACCGAAGATACATGATAATCGTTTTCACCAGACCGGCTTCTGGAGGAACCCATGCCCGCTGACACACCCGTTCTGCTCGTCTCCGACCACGTGGACGGATCCGTCCACGTGCTGACCGTGCCGGACGGCACCGTCGTGGGTCGCCTCACCGGCCGTCACCTCTCCGAGCACGCCGGGTTCCTGGCGCTGCCGGGCGGGCGGGCGGCCTGCGTCGACGACCGTCGAGGGGAGCTGCTGGTCCTCGATCCGTTCGCCGAGAGGCTCGTGGAACGCACGGTCCCGGTCGCCGTGCCGGCCGAGCACATCGCCTGCGACCCGTCCGGTCGCCGACTGGCCGTCACCACCGGCCTGGGCGAGAACGCCGAACCGTGGTCGGACCTGCTGACCGTCCTCGACCTGGCCACCGGGGACACGGCGAGGGTGCGCGCCCGCGTCGGCGAACCGGGCGTGACGGTGCTGGGCGGC includes:
- a CDS encoding iron ABC transporter permease, whose amino-acid sequence is MTRRFTALAALAVVCAGVELVAGRGMSPGVAWDVLNGGGDPTERHILFQLRLPRLLVALCAGACLAVAGLVLQSALRNPLAGPEVTGVTPGAVLGAVTATALGLAGWDSPLAVVLAACAGGCAGAALLWLLAGRGRGDPAQTAVQGVLVSAVLGGLTAMVLLVEPGELGSVVQWLVGTTEGRVWQHWHLLWPWALAWGVAAWLLAGPLTLLRCGDDIALAVGLSARRARTLALLCAVALTAGAVAAVGALGFVGLLVPHLAVAVFGADLRVSLPGAALLGAVVVCGADAAAQLSSRLLAGALDSGRLTLPVGALTACLGAALLLVVVRRTPSRPF
- a CDS encoding ABC transporter ATP-binding protein — protein: MTESVGIHVEGVHFGYPGRPVLRGVDLTVRPGELTALIGLNGCGKSTLLRLAAGLLQPDEGRVRLGGDDLARLSRRATARRVALLHQSAPAVPGMTVRHLVRQGRYAARGPLGMLREGDDPVVHRALRDVGVEGWADRDVDALSGGERQRVRLAMALAQDTRVLLLDEPTTYLDLHHQLDVLQTVVRLREERGLTVVMVLHDLAHAARFAERVVALRDGRVVADGAPGEVVTPGLLADVLKVAGRVGRDPEGGWPVCYPDHPLPDLEYENQIH
- a CDS encoding iron ABC transporter permease, producing the protein MAVSSVCALSLGTPHVPPHRLVAAVLDGDTTLAGIVVTELRVPRLVLALVAGACLGAAGLVLQEALRNPLAVPEMLGVSSGAALGVAAPLVLSLSLPAAVQPMPAIGGAALGGGLTLLAAGLGRSPSAVLLTGAAVAAALQAALLVLMVMADQLDLQLIYRYLLGSLSARTWDDVTGLWPWLLVAVPALVLCAPVLSVMRLGDQDAEALGVRARRARLAALAIAVVLIAPVTAVCGPVAWVGFLAPHLARWFNPAAGAVRWLPWSAAWGTVVVAVADVPARLALAPVETPVGAWTALLGVPAGVALMRSGGRGRAPRRRSAWRRTAAPAAVREPLPGPRKAASGAADAVSGAPAPDGVSGDEPGRGGIGGGCPPPSGATRTEDAR
- the amiA gene encoding streptamidine family RiPP; amino-acid sequence: MDNEQVFTPIADQGQLAHASASHSNALVENPFDDNEE
- a CDS encoding ABC transporter substrate-binding protein — encoded protein: MGSLLAGCGSSAEEPASDRARPTAKTDVTVEPIKASTELTDTNGVKVSLKKEPERIVCLFALCDDILTELGIVPTATNSALLAHPDFLGEERAKEVDVIPGGFIAPEVEAVLSHKPDLVIGLGDTHGKLAPALEGATTFWAMQPETWEDSVGYLRDLAALTGRTAEGEKAERAFWTKLAAAEKAPSDKTALVIYGSDENFGVATPETDVAASLFPRIADYPWKSRGVEGSYSLEEIFAQDVDVLFVETLSFGDADGKLSEKLAENPLWGKIPAVRNGDVHEVDSEVWAKGRGTRSLGVVLDEATAALR